The following proteins are co-located in the Phocoena phocoena chromosome 1, mPhoPho1.1, whole genome shotgun sequence genome:
- the JUN gene encoding transcription factor Jun isoform X1, with protein sequence MTAKMETTFYDDALNASFLQSESGAYGYSNPKILKQSMTLNLADPVGSLKPHLRAKNSDLLTSPDVGLLKLASPELERLIIQSSNGHITTTPTPTQFLCPKNVTDEQEGFAEGFVRALAELHSQNTLPSVTSAAQPVSGAGLVAPAVASVAGGGGGGGGGGGFGASLHSEPPVYANLSNFNPGALSGGGGGGGGGAPSYGAAGLAFPAQPQQQQPPPPPPPPHHLPQQIPVQHPRLQALKEEPQTVPEMPGETPPLSPIDMESQERIKAERKRMRNRIAASKCRKRKLERIARLEEKVKTLKAQNSELASTANMLREQVAQLKQKVMNHVNSGCQLMLTQQLQTF encoded by the coding sequence ATGACTGCAAAGATGGAAACGACCTTCTACGACGATGCCCTCAACGCCTCGTTCCTCCAGTCCGAGAGCGGCGCCTACGGCTACAGTAACCCCAAGATCCTGAAGCAGAGCATGACCCTGAACCTGGCCGACCCCGTGGGGAGCCTGAAGCCGCACCTCCGGGCCAAGAACTCCGACCTCCTCACCTCGCCCGACGTGGGGCTGCTCAAGCTGGCGTCGCCCGAGCTGGAGCGCCTGATAATCCAGTCCAGCAACGGACACATCACCACCACGCCGACCCCCACCCAGTTCCTGTGTCCCAAGAACGTGACGGACGAGCAGGAGGGCTTCGCCGAGGGCTTCGTGCGCGCCCTGGCCGAACTGCACAGCCAGAACACGCTGCCCAGCGTCACGTCGGCGGCGCAGCCAGTCAGCGGGGCGGGCCTGGTGGCCCCGGCCGTGGCCTCGGTGGcgggcggcggcggtggcggcggtggcggcggcggcttCGGCGCCAGCCTGCACAGCGAGCCGCCGGTCTACGCCAACCTCAGCAACTTCAACCCGGGCGCGCTgagcggtggcggcggcggcggcggcggcggggcgccCTCCTACGGCGCGGCCGGCCTGGCCTTTCCcgcgcagcctcagcagcagcagccgccgccgccgccgccgccgccgcaccaCCTGCCCCAGCAGATCCCCGTGCAGCACCCGCGGCTGCAGGCCCTGAAGGAGGAGCCGCAGACGGTCCCCGAGATGCCCGGGGAAACGCCGCCCCTGTCCCCCATCGACATGGAGTCCCAGGAGCGGATCAAGGCGGAGAGGAAGCGCATGAGGAACCGCATCGCTGCCTCCAAGTGCCGGAAAAGGAAGCTGGAGAGGATCGCCCGACTGGAGGAAAAAGTGAAAACCTTGAAAGCGCAGAACTCGGAGCTGGCGTCCACGGCCAACATGCTCAGGGAACAGGTGGCCCAGCTTAAGCAGAAAGTCATGAACCACGTTAACAGTGGGTGCCAACTCATGCTAACGCAGCAGTTGCAAACGTTTTGA
- the JUN gene encoding transcription factor Jun isoform X2, with amino-acid sequence METTFYDDALNASFLQSESGAYGYSNPKILKQSMTLNLADPVGSLKPHLRAKNSDLLTSPDVGLLKLASPELERLIIQSSNGHITTTPTPTQFLCPKNVTDEQEGFAEGFVRALAELHSQNTLPSVTSAAQPVSGAGLVAPAVASVAGGGGGGGGGGGFGASLHSEPPVYANLSNFNPGALSGGGGGGGGGAPSYGAAGLAFPAQPQQQQPPPPPPPPHHLPQQIPVQHPRLQALKEEPQTVPEMPGETPPLSPIDMESQERIKAERKRMRNRIAASKCRKRKLERIARLEEKVKTLKAQNSELASTANMLREQVAQLKQKVMNHVNSGCQLMLTQQLQTF; translated from the coding sequence ATGGAAACGACCTTCTACGACGATGCCCTCAACGCCTCGTTCCTCCAGTCCGAGAGCGGCGCCTACGGCTACAGTAACCCCAAGATCCTGAAGCAGAGCATGACCCTGAACCTGGCCGACCCCGTGGGGAGCCTGAAGCCGCACCTCCGGGCCAAGAACTCCGACCTCCTCACCTCGCCCGACGTGGGGCTGCTCAAGCTGGCGTCGCCCGAGCTGGAGCGCCTGATAATCCAGTCCAGCAACGGACACATCACCACCACGCCGACCCCCACCCAGTTCCTGTGTCCCAAGAACGTGACGGACGAGCAGGAGGGCTTCGCCGAGGGCTTCGTGCGCGCCCTGGCCGAACTGCACAGCCAGAACACGCTGCCCAGCGTCACGTCGGCGGCGCAGCCAGTCAGCGGGGCGGGCCTGGTGGCCCCGGCCGTGGCCTCGGTGGcgggcggcggcggtggcggcggtggcggcggcggcttCGGCGCCAGCCTGCACAGCGAGCCGCCGGTCTACGCCAACCTCAGCAACTTCAACCCGGGCGCGCTgagcggtggcggcggcggcggcggcggcggggcgccCTCCTACGGCGCGGCCGGCCTGGCCTTTCCcgcgcagcctcagcagcagcagccgccgccgccgccgccgccgccgcaccaCCTGCCCCAGCAGATCCCCGTGCAGCACCCGCGGCTGCAGGCCCTGAAGGAGGAGCCGCAGACGGTCCCCGAGATGCCCGGGGAAACGCCGCCCCTGTCCCCCATCGACATGGAGTCCCAGGAGCGGATCAAGGCGGAGAGGAAGCGCATGAGGAACCGCATCGCTGCCTCCAAGTGCCGGAAAAGGAAGCTGGAGAGGATCGCCCGACTGGAGGAAAAAGTGAAAACCTTGAAAGCGCAGAACTCGGAGCTGGCGTCCACGGCCAACATGCTCAGGGAACAGGTGGCCCAGCTTAAGCAGAAAGTCATGAACCACGTTAACAGTGGGTGCCAACTCATGCTAACGCAGCAGTTGCAAACGTTTTGA